The following are encoded in a window of Arvicanthis niloticus isolate mArvNil1 chromosome 1, mArvNil1.pat.X, whole genome shotgun sequence genomic DNA:
- the Ankrd13d gene encoding ankyrin repeat domain-containing protein 13D isoform X2, which produces MPTWAKRAIRAGQEAVSTGDPEMVQLVLQYRDFQRATQRLAGIPELLNKLRQAPDFYVEMKWEFTSWVPLVSKMCPSDVYRVWKRGESLRVDTSLLGFEHMTWQRGRRSFIFRGQEAGALVMEVDHDRQVVHTETLGPALHEPEALLAAMRPSEEHVASRLTSPIVSTHLDTRNVAFERNKCGIWGWRSEKMETISGYEAKVYSATNVELVTRTRTEHLSDQDKLRNKAGKTPFQSFLGMAQQHSSHTAAPVQQAASPTNPTAISAEEYFDPSFSLESRNIGRPIEMSSKVQRFKATLWLSEEHPLSLGDQVTPIIDLMAISNAHFAKLRDFITLRLPPGFPVKIEIPLFHVLNARITFSNLCGCDEPVSSVCVPNPSSAISASGSPFPCEVDPAVFDVPEGYSVLGAERSEPLRDEDDDLLQFAIQQSLLEAGTEAEQVTVWEALTNTRPGVHPPPRVTVFEEQLQLEQALQESLQLSTESRGPESPQKTPPSPAPPSFEEQLRLALELSSREQEELERRGQQEEEDLQRILQLSLTEH; this is translated from the exons ATGCCAACGTGGGCAAAGAGAGCCATCAGGGCTGGGCAG GAGGCAGTCAGCACTGGAGACCCTGAGATGGTACAGTTGGTACTCCAGTATCGGGACTTCCAGAGGGCCACACAGAGGTTGGCTGGCATTCCAGAACTGCTCAACAAACTCCGTCAG GCCCCTGATTTCTACGTGGAAATGAAATGGGAGTTCACTAGCTGGG TACCTCTTGTGTCCAAGATGTGCCCGAGCGATGTGTACCGTGTGTGGAAGCGGGGTGAGAGTCTGCGGGTGGACACTAGTCTCTTGGGCTTTGAGCATATGACCTGGCAGCGTGGCCGGAGGAGCTTCATCTTCAGGGGTCAGG aggcGGGAGCCTTGGTGATGGAAGTGGATCATGACCGGCAGGtggtacacacagagacactaggTCCAGCTCTGCATGAACCAGAAGCGCTGCTGGCTGCCATGCGGCCCAGTGAGGAGCATGTGGCCAGCCGACTCACCTCTCCTATCGTCTCCACCCACCTGGACACTCGCAATGTAGCCTTTGAGAG GAACAAATGTGGTATCTGGGGATGGAGGTCTGAGAAGATGGAGACCATTAGTGGCTACGAGGCGAAG gTGTACAGTGCCACCAATGTGGAGCTGGTGACACGCACAAGAACAGAACACCTCTCTGATCAGGACAAGTTAAGGAACAAAG CGGGGAAGACTCCATTCCAGTCCTTTCTGGGGATGGCCCAGCAGCACTCCTCCCACACTGCG GCGCCAGTGCAGCAGGCAGCCAGCCCCACCAACCCTACTGCCATTTCTGCTGAGGAGTACTTTGACCCCAGCTTCAGCCTGGAATCAAGAAACATTGGCCGCCCTATTGAGATGTCTAGCAAAGTGCAGAG ATTCAAGGCAACACTGTGGCTAAGTGAGGAGCACCCACTGTCCTTGGGTGACCAGGTGACACCCATCATCGACCTGATGGCCATCAGCAACGCTCATTTTGCCAAGCTGCGGGATTTCATCACTCTACGCCTCCCACCAGGCTTCCCTGTCAAGATTG AGATTCCCCTCTTCCATGTGCTCAATGCCCGCATCACCTTCAGTAACCTGTGTGGCTGTGATGAGCCTGTGAGCTCAGTGTGCGTCCCCAACCCCAGTTCTGCCATTTCTGCTTCAG GAAGCCCTTTTCCATGTGAGGTAGACCCCGCTGTGTTTGATGTGCCCGAGGGGTACAGTGTGCTGGGTGCTGAGCGCAGTGAACCCCTTCGAGATGAGGACGATGACCTGCTGCAGTTTGCCATCCAGCAGAGCCTGCTTGAggcaggcacagaggcagagcag GTGACTGTGTGGGAAGCCCTGACCAACACACGGCCTGGTGTTCACCCTCCTCCACGAGTCACAGTGTTTGAAGAGCAGCTTCAGCTGGAGCA GGCCCTCCAGGAAAGCCTACAGCTGTCCACAGAGTCCAGGGGTCCAGAATCTCCTCAGAAGACACCTCCATCCCCTGCACCCCCAAGCTTTGAGGAGCAGCTTCGCCTGGCCCTGGAGTTGTCTTCACGGGAACAGGAGGAGTTAGAGCGCCGGGgccagcaggaggaagaagacttaCAGCGGATTCTGCAGCTGTCACTCACAGAGCACTGA
- the Ankrd13d gene encoding ankyrin repeat domain-containing protein 13D isoform X1 yields the protein MAGLGPTFPLHRLVWANRHRELEAALHSRKHDIEQEDPRGRTPLELAVTLGNLESVRVLLRHNANVGKESHQGWAVLQEAVSTGDPEMVQLVLQYRDFQRATQRLAGIPELLNKLRQAPDFYVEMKWEFTSWVPLVSKMCPSDVYRVWKRGESLRVDTSLLGFEHMTWQRGRRSFIFRGQEAGALVMEVDHDRQVVHTETLGPALHEPEALLAAMRPSEEHVASRLTSPIVSTHLDTRNVAFERNKCGIWGWRSEKMETISGYEAKVYSATNVELVTRTRTEHLSDQDKLRNKAGKTPFQSFLGMAQQHSSHTAAPVQQAASPTNPTAISAEEYFDPSFSLESRNIGRPIEMSSKVQRFKATLWLSEEHPLSLGDQVTPIIDLMAISNAHFAKLRDFITLRLPPGFPVKIEIPLFHVLNARITFSNLCGCDEPVSSVCVPNPSSAISASGSPFPCEVDPAVFDVPEGYSVLGAERSEPLRDEDDDLLQFAIQQSLLEAGTEAEQVTVWEALTNTRPGVHPPPRVTVFEEQLQLEQALQESLQLSTESRGPESPQKTPPSPAPPSFEEQLRLALELSSREQEELERRGQQEEEDLQRILQLSLTEH from the exons ATGGCCGGCCTGGGCCCCACCTTCCCGCTGCACCGGCTAGTCTGGGCGAACCGGCACCGCGAACTGGAGGCCGCACTGCACAGCCGCAAG CACGACATTGAACAGGAGGACCCCCGAGGGCGAACCCCCCTGGAGCTGGCTGTGACCTTGGGGAACTTGGAGTCTGTGAGAGTCCTCCTTCGACATAATGCCAACGTGGGCAAAGAGAGCCATCAGGGCTGGGCAG TCCTGCAGGAGGCAGTCAGCACTGGAGACCCTGAGATGGTACAGTTGGTACTCCAGTATCGGGACTTCCAGAGGGCCACACAGAGGTTGGCTGGCATTCCAGAACTGCTCAACAAACTCCGTCAG GCCCCTGATTTCTACGTGGAAATGAAATGGGAGTTCACTAGCTGGG TACCTCTTGTGTCCAAGATGTGCCCGAGCGATGTGTACCGTGTGTGGAAGCGGGGTGAGAGTCTGCGGGTGGACACTAGTCTCTTGGGCTTTGAGCATATGACCTGGCAGCGTGGCCGGAGGAGCTTCATCTTCAGGGGTCAGG aggcGGGAGCCTTGGTGATGGAAGTGGATCATGACCGGCAGGtggtacacacagagacactaggTCCAGCTCTGCATGAACCAGAAGCGCTGCTGGCTGCCATGCGGCCCAGTGAGGAGCATGTGGCCAGCCGACTCACCTCTCCTATCGTCTCCACCCACCTGGACACTCGCAATGTAGCCTTTGAGAG GAACAAATGTGGTATCTGGGGATGGAGGTCTGAGAAGATGGAGACCATTAGTGGCTACGAGGCGAAG gTGTACAGTGCCACCAATGTGGAGCTGGTGACACGCACAAGAACAGAACACCTCTCTGATCAGGACAAGTTAAGGAACAAAG CGGGGAAGACTCCATTCCAGTCCTTTCTGGGGATGGCCCAGCAGCACTCCTCCCACACTGCG GCGCCAGTGCAGCAGGCAGCCAGCCCCACCAACCCTACTGCCATTTCTGCTGAGGAGTACTTTGACCCCAGCTTCAGCCTGGAATCAAGAAACATTGGCCGCCCTATTGAGATGTCTAGCAAAGTGCAGAG ATTCAAGGCAACACTGTGGCTAAGTGAGGAGCACCCACTGTCCTTGGGTGACCAGGTGACACCCATCATCGACCTGATGGCCATCAGCAACGCTCATTTTGCCAAGCTGCGGGATTTCATCACTCTACGCCTCCCACCAGGCTTCCCTGTCAAGATTG AGATTCCCCTCTTCCATGTGCTCAATGCCCGCATCACCTTCAGTAACCTGTGTGGCTGTGATGAGCCTGTGAGCTCAGTGTGCGTCCCCAACCCCAGTTCTGCCATTTCTGCTTCAG GAAGCCCTTTTCCATGTGAGGTAGACCCCGCTGTGTTTGATGTGCCCGAGGGGTACAGTGTGCTGGGTGCTGAGCGCAGTGAACCCCTTCGAGATGAGGACGATGACCTGCTGCAGTTTGCCATCCAGCAGAGCCTGCTTGAggcaggcacagaggcagagcag GTGACTGTGTGGGAAGCCCTGACCAACACACGGCCTGGTGTTCACCCTCCTCCACGAGTCACAGTGTTTGAAGAGCAGCTTCAGCTGGAGCA GGCCCTCCAGGAAAGCCTACAGCTGTCCACAGAGTCCAGGGGTCCAGAATCTCCTCAGAAGACACCTCCATCCCCTGCACCCCCAAGCTTTGAGGAGCAGCTTCGCCTGGCCCTGGAGTTGTCTTCACGGGAACAGGAGGAGTTAGAGCGCCGGGgccagcaggaggaagaagacttaCAGCGGATTCTGCAGCTGTCACTCACAGAGCACTGA